The Lonchura striata isolate bLonStr1 chromosome Z, bLonStr1.mat, whole genome shotgun sequence genome window below encodes:
- the SMN1 gene encoding survival motor neuron protein isoform X1: MADAVLFRRGAGQSDDSDIWDDTALIKAYDKAVASFKNALKNGESSEPSDKREESVVIKRKNHRMIGNRNKCNTKCNTAPLKQWKVGDSCSAVWSEDGNLYLATIASINQKRGTCVVTYTGYGNQEKQNLSDLLPPASDETVNGMGHSGENENETPYSTDESEKSSQSPRNKNNCTKARFSPQNLRFSTPPPPAPGSGRSGSKFKAPPSFLSCWPPPFPAGPPLIPPPPPPMRPDSAEDDEALGSMLIAWYMSGYHTGYYLGLKQSRMEAALERQTHAK; the protein is encoded by the exons ATGGCGGACGCGGTGCTGTTCCGGCGCGGCGCGGGCCAG AGCGACGACTCGGACATCTGGGACGACACGGCCCTCATCAAGGCGTACGACAAGGCGGTGGCCTCCTTCAAG AATGCCTTAAAGAATGGGGAGTCCTCGGAACCTTCAGACAAGCGGGAGGAGAGCGTGgtgataaagagaaaaaatcatagaatgatcGGAAATAGAAACAAGTGCAATACCAAGTGCAATACCGCACCTTTGAAACAG TGGAAGGTTGGTGacagctgcagtgctgtttgGTCTGAGGATGGTAATTTGTATCTAGCAACTATTGCCTCCATCAACCAGAAGAGAGGCACATGTGTCGTCACTTACACGGGATATGGAAATCAGGAGAAGCAGAATTTGTCTGATCTACTTCCTCCAGCCAGTGATGAAACAGTAAATGGGATGGGGCATTCTGGGGAG AATGAAAATGAGACTCCATATTCAACAGATGAAAGTGAAAAATCTTCCCAGTCACCTCGAAACAAAAACAACTGCACAAAAGCAAGATTTTCCCCTCAAAACTTGAGATTTTccacaccaccaccaccagccCCAGGCTCAGGAAGG tCTGGATCAAAATTCAAGGCACCTCCATCATTTTTATCTTGCTGGCCCCCTCCCTTCCCGGCAGGACCACCA TtaattcctcctcctccaccacccATGAGGCCAGACTCTGCTGAGGACGATGAAGCATTGGGGAGCATGTTGATAGCCTGGTACATGAGTGGTTACCACACTGGATATTACCTG
- the SMN1 gene encoding survival motor neuron protein isoform X2: MADAVLFRRGAGQSDDSDIWDDTALIKAYDKAVASFKNALKNGESSEPSDKREESVVIKRKNHRMIGNRNKCNTKCNTAPLKQWKVGDSCSAVWSEDGNLYLATIASINQKRGTCVVTYTGYGNQEKQNLSDLLPPASDETNENETPYSTDESEKSSQSPRNKNNCTKARFSPQNLRFSTPPPPAPGSGRSGSKFKAPPSFLSCWPPPFPAGPPLIPPPPPPMRPDSAEDDEALGSMLIAWYMSGYHTGYYLGLKQSRMEAALERQTHAK, translated from the exons ATGGCGGACGCGGTGCTGTTCCGGCGCGGCGCGGGCCAG AGCGACGACTCGGACATCTGGGACGACACGGCCCTCATCAAGGCGTACGACAAGGCGGTGGCCTCCTTCAAG AATGCCTTAAAGAATGGGGAGTCCTCGGAACCTTCAGACAAGCGGGAGGAGAGCGTGgtgataaagagaaaaaatcatagaatgatcGGAAATAGAAACAAGTGCAATACCAAGTGCAATACCGCACCTTTGAAACAG TGGAAGGTTGGTGacagctgcagtgctgtttgGTCTGAGGATGGTAATTTGTATCTAGCAACTATTGCCTCCATCAACCAGAAGAGAGGCACATGTGTCGTCACTTACACGGGATATGGAAATCAGGAGAAGCAGAATTTGTCTGATCTACTTCCTCCAGCCAGTGATGAAACA AATGAAAATGAGACTCCATATTCAACAGATGAAAGTGAAAAATCTTCCCAGTCACCTCGAAACAAAAACAACTGCACAAAAGCAAGATTTTCCCCTCAAAACTTGAGATTTTccacaccaccaccaccagccCCAGGCTCAGGAAGG tCTGGATCAAAATTCAAGGCACCTCCATCATTTTTATCTTGCTGGCCCCCTCCCTTCCCGGCAGGACCACCA TtaattcctcctcctccaccacccATGAGGCCAGACTCTGCTGAGGACGATGAAGCATTGGGGAGCATGTTGATAGCCTGGTACATGAGTGGTTACCACACTGGATATTACCTG